The sequence below is a genomic window from Streptomyces sp. B21-105.
TCGGCGGGACGCGTAGACCTCTGACATGAGTCGAGCCTAGGAGCGTCGGCCGGATCGCGCCGGTTGGAGAGGCGTTCGGGGGACGGGACGCCCCTCAGCGGTGTTCGGCCCGGTCCGCTACCAGGTCGGGGGGCTGGCGATCGCCCGCGCCAGGACGTCGTCCAGGACCCGCGCCGTGGTGGGGACGTCCAGCTGGGAGTTGTCGATGATCGGGAGGCCGGAGCCGTACCAGCCGGCCATGCGGCCGTGGATGCGGGCCACCTCCTCGTCGCTGAGGCGGCGGTTGCCGGAACGCTCGGCGTTGCGCTCCAGAACGACTTCCAGTCCGGGCAGCAGGACGACGGGCAGCAGGCCCGGGCCCACATGCCGTTTCCAGCCGCCGAGGCCGACGGCCGGCCGGTCGGGGAAGATCGCGTCGTCCAGGATGCACGAGATGCCGTTGGCCAGGAAGTTGCGGGCGGCGAAGCCGCAGGTGCGGCGGGCCAGGCGGTACTGGGCCTCGGAGTGGTCGTTCCACCCGGACTGCGGGTCGGCGAAACCCGAGCGGACCCATTCCCGCACGTCGTCGAGGCTGACGTGGGCGGTCGGCACCCGGCGGTGACCGGCCCAGAACTTGGCGACGCTGGTCTTGCCGGCGCCGGCCGGGCCGATCAGCAGCACCGCGAGGGTGGTCGCCGCCGGGTCGGGGACGATCGGGGCGGGCGGCGCGCTGGGCACGGGGAACGGGCCGCCCGGGGGGAGCGGCACATGCCCGGTGACGTCGGGGCCCGGCGGGGCCGGTGCGTGTTGCGGGGCGGGCGGGTGCGGCACGGGCGGCACCGGCGGCTGTGGGGCCGGCGGGACCGGGCCCGAGGGGGCTCCGAGGTGACCCGGCTGCGGCAGGGGGGTGCTGCCGGGCTGGTGCGGGCCCGGGTGATGTGCGGCCGGCGACCAGCCGACGGCCGGACCGTGCCCCGGCTGGTGGGGCGGCGGCAGCGGAGAACCCACTGCGTGCTGCATCCGGTGCCACTCCGTCTCGTACAGGCAATGGGCGCTGGCTGTGGGGGCTCGTCGGCCCCCTCTTCGCTACTGAACGGTACCGCCCTCGACCGTCGATCGGTGAACGGCCGGGGGCGGTCCGAAGTGCCCGGTGCGGAAAGCGAATCGGGCGGGAGAGACCGGTACGGGGAACGCGCCGTCGCGTCGTCCGTGGTCCTACTCGCCGACCTCGCCGTACGCGGCGAGCAGGACGGCCGGGTCGGGACCCTCGAGGACGGTCGGCTTGGCCAGGCCGTCCAGGACGATGAAGCGCAGCAGGTCGCCGCGGGACTTCTTG
It includes:
- a CDS encoding Pro-rich N-terminal domain-containing protein; this encodes MQHAVGSPLPPPHQPGHGPAVGWSPAAHHPGPHQPGSTPLPQPGHLGAPSGPVPPAPQPPVPPVPHPPAPQHAPAPPGPDVTGHVPLPPGGPFPVPSAPPAPIVPDPAATTLAVLLIGPAGAGKTSVAKFWAGHRRVPTAHVSLDDVREWVRSGFADPQSGWNDHSEAQYRLARRTCGFAARNFLANGISCILDDAIFPDRPAVGLGGWKRHVGPGLLPVVLLPGLEVVLERNAERSGNRRLSDEEVARIHGRMAGWYGSGLPIIDNSQLDVPTTARVLDDVLARAIASPPTW